A part of Thermodesulfobacteriota bacterium genomic DNA contains:
- a CDS encoding amidohydrolase family protein produces the protein MAGPILHRAPWVVPVVRPPLADGAVLAAGGRIQAVGPWAELAAGFFGPVRDYPDQVLMPGLVNAHGHLELAGCTALGQGAPQPAATFVHWLRGLLAARAKVGVEGTDWVGLAQEAGRGMVARGIGLALDTGNALASAGLWQGQGGAGPFLLEVYGLGRQSKTAALQALAATIPASQPVTAHAPYSTAAELLVLVKERSRRLGHPFSIHLAESPEEVELLATGRGPMQDFLAERGFWDGSFVAPGCGGAEYLDRLDLLDRGTICVHGVQLTGREIDLLAQRRAGICLCPGSNRRLGVGKPRLAAMLAAGLAPALGTDSLASNDRLCLWREMALLRQDHPGVTPAQVLAMATENGARLLGQAGSWGSLAPGRRDRFLAVSCQAATAAELENRLTTALEGLPCQWVLPSPAEEDRPCGSAW, from the coding sequence GAGCTGGCGGCGGGATTCTTCGGCCCGGTGCGGGACTACCCGGACCAGGTGCTGATGCCCGGCCTGGTCAATGCCCATGGCCACCTGGAGCTGGCCGGGTGTACGGCCCTGGGCCAGGGAGCCCCGCAGCCGGCCGCCACCTTTGTGCACTGGCTCCGGGGCCTCTTGGCCGCCCGGGCCAAGGTGGGGGTGGAAGGGACCGATTGGGTCGGTCTCGCCCAGGAGGCGGGCCGCGGGATGGTGGCCCGGGGCATCGGGCTGGCCCTCGATACCGGCAACGCGCTGGCCAGTGCCGGGCTGTGGCAAGGGCAGGGCGGGGCAGGCCCCTTCCTCCTGGAGGTGTACGGTCTTGGCCGCCAGAGCAAGACTGCAGCGCTCCAGGCCCTGGCGGCGACCATTCCGGCCAGCCAGCCGGTGACAGCGCACGCGCCATACTCCACAGCGGCCGAGCTGCTGGTGCTGGTGAAGGAGCGCAGCCGCCGGCTGGGGCACCCCTTCTCCATCCACCTGGCCGAGTCCCCGGAGGAGGTGGAGCTCCTGGCCACCGGCCGGGGGCCGATGCAGGATTTCCTGGCTGAGCGGGGCTTCTGGGACGGCTCCTTTGTGGCCCCGGGCTGCGGCGGGGCGGAGTATCTCGACCGCCTGGACCTCTTGGACCGGGGCACCATCTGTGTGCATGGGGTGCAGCTGACCGGCCGGGAGATCGATCTCCTGGCCCAGCGCCGGGCCGGCATCTGCCTGTGTCCGGGCTCGAACCGGCGGCTGGGGGTGGGCAAGCCCAGGCTGGCCGCCATGTTGGCTGCCGGGCTGGCCCCGGCCCTGGGCACCGACAGCCTGGCCAGCAACGACCGGCTTTGTCTGTGGCGCGAGATGGCGCTCCTGCGCCAGGATCATCCCGGGGTGACCCCGGCGCAGGTCCTGGCCATGGCCACGGAAAACGGCGCCCGGCTCCTGGGCCAGGCCGGCTCCTGGGGCAGCCTGGCGCCGGGCCGGCGTGACCGCTTTCTGGCCGTAAGCTGTCAGGCCGCCACGGCTGCCGAGCTGGAGAATCGTCTCACCACCGCTCTGGAGGGGTTGCCATGCCAGTGGGTGCTGCCCAGCCCGGCAGAGGAGGATCGACCTTGCGGATCGGCATGGTGA